The proteins below come from a single Ruficoccus amylovorans genomic window:
- a CDS encoding DUF7594 domain-containing protein, with amino-acid sequence MNITSSLFNRSRLSRRPALAALALMAVLPLATQAQVTVEASADAYLRSYGTNATTNYGNGTYLQVKGGGDIAYARKGIIRFDFTGSNGAGAVDNSSITLTVLAGAGNSPSDTVWNFAIYGLDGTAAGQDWVEGTGETGVSGPTPPNAVTWNNAPGNNTLTTYSTDSATTTLVGTFTVTGKGTNGDTVTVSGDALDNFLSTVVGSQYVSFLIVRTDTSGGVDASETVVHQFASRENTTYDAPKLSYTNIPEASSTALMAGLLILGTLAFRRYKCQ; translated from the coding sequence ATGAACATCACCTCCAGCTTGTTTAACCGTTCACGTCTTTCTCGTCGCCCGGCCCTCGCCGCGCTGGCGCTGATGGCGGTCCTGCCACTGGCCACCCAGGCCCAGGTGACCGTCGAGGCATCGGCGGACGCCTACCTGCGCTCCTACGGCACGAACGCCACCACCAACTACGGCAACGGCACTTATCTCCAGGTCAAGGGTGGTGGCGATATCGCCTATGCCCGCAAGGGGATCATCCGTTTCGACTTCACCGGCTCCAATGGGGCGGGGGCAGTTGATAACTCCTCCATCACATTGACCGTTCTCGCCGGTGCGGGAAATTCCCCGTCGGATACGGTGTGGAACTTCGCCATCTACGGGCTCGATGGTACCGCCGCTGGCCAGGACTGGGTCGAAGGCACCGGAGAGACCGGAGTGAGCGGCCCGACCCCGCCCAACGCCGTCACCTGGAACAACGCTCCGGGCAACAACACGCTCACGACCTACAGCACCGACTCCGCCACCACCACGCTGGTGGGCACCTTTACGGTTACTGGCAAGGGAACCAATGGCGACACCGTCACCGTCTCGGGTGACGCGCTTGACAACTTCCTGAGCACGGTCGTGGGCAGCCAGTATGTGTCGTTCCTCATTGTGCGTACGGATACCTCCGGCGGTGTGGACGCGAGTGAAACCGTCGTCCATCAGTTCGCCTCGCGCGAGAACACGACCTACGACGCTCCTAAGCTGAGTTACACGAATATCCCGGAGGCTTCCAGCACCGCGCTGATGGCGGGGCTCCTGATCCTTGGGACGCTGGCGTTCCGACGCTACAAGTGTCAATAA